Proteins encoded by one window of Kineosporia sp. NBRC 101731:
- a CDS encoding FtsW/RodA/SpoVE family cell cycle protein, whose product MLIAAAIGLAIGAYALVGLAIDGTLPPGMLGYGAGLGALALVLHLAVRKFAPYADPALLPLAMLLNGLGLVMIHRIDLGLGKSFGESAALRQLFWSALGVIAATVIVIWLRDHRVLSRFTYIAMAAGLVLLLLPLVPFIGKNINGARIWIGVGGFSFQPSEIAKIALTIFFAGYLVTARDSLSLVGRKVLWMQLPRAKDLGPLLVAWGVTLAVLVFERDLGTSLLFFGMFVGLLYVATERGSWVLLGLLLFSGGAYLALKLFAHVQRRVDFWLHPFDPDIVDNSTQIVQGLFGMANGGLIGTGLGEGHPYGSYMYYPASDMIFASIGEELGLAGLFALLLIYAVIVERALRTAIGARDGFGKLLATGLSLTMALQVFVVVGGVTRVIPLTGLTLPFMAAGGSSLLANWMIIAILLRISDSARRPAAESDGPMFDLPIEEIPQEMQGDLEHRDDQRGEYGSGNDQETVVVR is encoded by the coding sequence GTGCTGATCGCCGCTGCGATCGGGCTGGCCATCGGCGCCTACGCACTGGTCGGCTTGGCCATTGACGGCACGCTGCCGCCTGGCATGCTCGGTTACGGAGCTGGTCTGGGCGCTCTGGCCCTGGTGCTACACCTGGCTGTGCGCAAGTTCGCTCCCTACGCTGACCCGGCCCTGCTGCCACTGGCCATGCTGCTCAACGGTCTGGGCCTGGTCATGATCCACCGCATCGACCTTGGGCTGGGCAAGAGCTTCGGCGAGTCCGCGGCACTGCGGCAGCTGTTCTGGTCGGCTCTGGGCGTGATCGCGGCCACCGTGATCGTGATCTGGCTGCGCGACCACCGAGTGCTCAGCCGCTTCACCTACATCGCGATGGCGGCTGGCCTGGTCCTGCTGCTATTACCGCTAGTTCCGTTCATCGGTAAGAACATCAACGGCGCGCGGATTTGGATCGGCGTCGGTGGCTTCTCCTTCCAGCCCAGTGAAATCGCCAAGATCGCGCTGACCATCTTCTTCGCGGGTTACCTGGTCACCGCCCGGGACTCACTGTCGCTGGTCGGCCGCAAGGTGCTGTGGATGCAGCTGCCCCGAGCCAAAGACCTGGGTCCGCTGCTCGTTGCCTGGGGCGTCACCCTGGCCGTGCTGGTGTTCGAGCGCGACCTCGGTACCTCGCTCCTGTTCTTCGGCATGTTCGTCGGTCTGCTCTATGTCGCCACGGAACGCGGAAGCTGGGTTTTGCTGGGTCTGCTGCTGTTCAGTGGCGGCGCCTACCTAGCGTTGAAGTTGTTCGCACATGTGCAGCGCCGGGTCGATTTCTGGCTGCACCCCTTCGACCCGGACATTGTCGACAACAGCACCCAGATCGTGCAGGGATTGTTCGGCATGGCCAACGGCGGCCTGATCGGCACAGGTCTCGGCGAGGGTCACCCCTACGGAAGTTATATGTACTACCCGGCGAGCGACATGATCTTCGCTTCGATCGGGGAGGAACTCGGCCTAGCCGGGCTGTTCGCTCTTCTCCTGATCTATGCGGTGATCGTGGAACGCGCGCTGCGCACGGCCATCGGAGCCCGCGACGGCTTCGGCAAGCTGCTGGCCACCGGGCTGTCGCTCACTATGGCGCTGCAGGTCTTCGTCGTGGTCGGTGGTGTCACCCGGGTGATCCCGCTGACCGGTCTGACCCTGCCGTTCATGGCGGCCGGTGGCTCGTCGCTGCTGGCGAACTGGATGATCATCGCCATCCTGCTGCGTATCTCGGACTCGGCCCGGAGGCCGGCGGCCGAGTCAGACGGCCCAATGTTCGATCTGCCGATCGAAGAGATCCCCCAGGAAATGCAAGGCGATTTGGAGCACCGCGACGACCAGCGGGGCGAGTACGGGTCGGGTAACGATCAGGAGACGGTGGTGGTCCGGTGA
- a CDS encoding M15 family metallopeptidase, with protein sequence MTILLSDPRVAAVPLRETGEPMVELSENFGPVRATVRVGLATRLLRAQSFLPRGLHLRVVEGHRSPQQQRAIIETYTAQVRAAHPGASERDLPDLVARFVAPLAVAPHVAGAAVDLSMVDEAGVALDLGTPVDATPEQSRGACFFDSPWISSQARAHRRLMAAALNSAGLVNYPTEWWHWSYGDRYWALTTGAPSALYGPAGSADPADPEGAA encoded by the coding sequence GTGACGATCCTTCTCTCCGACCCTCGGGTCGCTGCAGTGCCGCTGCGTGAGACCGGCGAACCGATGGTCGAACTCTCCGAGAACTTCGGCCCGGTCCGGGCCACGGTCCGCGTGGGGCTGGCGACCCGGTTGCTCCGGGCTCAGTCCTTCCTGCCCCGGGGCCTGCATCTGCGGGTGGTCGAGGGGCATCGCTCACCGCAGCAGCAACGGGCGATCATCGAGACGTACACGGCGCAGGTCCGGGCGGCCCACCCCGGTGCGAGCGAGCGGGACCTGCCCGACCTGGTGGCCCGGTTCGTGGCGCCGCTCGCGGTGGCCCCTCACGTCGCCGGGGCCGCCGTCGATCTCTCCATGGTGGACGAGGCGGGCGTCGCTCTCGATCTCGGCACACCGGTGGATGCGACTCCCGAGCAGTCACGCGGAGCCTGCTTCTTCGACTCGCCGTGGATCTCTTCGCAGGCCAGGGCCCATCGGCGGCTGATGGCGGCCGCGCTGAACAGCGCCGGTCTGGTGAACTACCCGACCGAGTGGTGGCACTGGTCCTACGGCGATCGTTACTGGGCCCTGACCACCGGCGCCCCGAGTGCTCTCTACGGTCCGGCCGGTTCAGCCGATCCAGCCGATCCAGAGGGTGCAGCATGA
- the alr gene encoding alanine racemase — protein MSASVIVGDHAPFFPVPKAEKGSGTSLASRPTLTVDLAAVGANTRHLSRITQGEVMAVVKADAFGHGAAQVARTALAHGATRLGVTSLAEALALRSERVYAPVLSWLNPVDADWARAVRAGVELAVPSLEHLAAVATLAPGATVHLHLDCGLARDGAEPALWPALCAAARQAEQLGLVRVIGLMGHLSCADVPDDASNAVGRATFDWGVRVARDAGLDPAHRHLAATAATLNDPLSHHTTVRVGAGLFGIDPSGAGRMRPTLTLTAPVIGLRRVGAGTAVGYGQTWTAPMTTQLGLIGVGYADGLPRRASNRAQVLVRGVRRPLVGRISMDMAVIDLGEEGARMGDVVTVFGPGAAGEPTVAEWASWADTIEHEMMTGLGPRLARGRSGGRS, from the coding sequence ATGAGTGCATCGGTGATCGTGGGCGATCATGCACCTTTCTTCCCCGTTCCCAAGGCAGAAAAGGGCAGCGGAACCAGCCTCGCGTCCCGTCCCACCCTCACCGTGGACCTGGCGGCTGTGGGGGCGAACACCCGCCATCTCAGCCGGATCACCCAGGGCGAGGTGATGGCGGTGGTGAAGGCGGACGCGTTCGGCCACGGCGCCGCCCAGGTCGCCCGCACCGCACTGGCCCACGGTGCGACCCGGCTCGGCGTCACCAGCCTGGCCGAGGCCCTGGCCCTGCGCTCCGAGCGGGTCTACGCACCCGTGCTGAGCTGGCTCAATCCGGTGGACGCGGACTGGGCACGGGCCGTGCGGGCGGGTGTGGAACTGGCCGTGCCGAGCCTGGAGCACCTGGCTGCCGTGGCCACTCTCGCCCCGGGCGCCACCGTGCACCTGCACCTGGACTGCGGCCTGGCCCGCGACGGCGCCGAGCCTGCCCTCTGGCCGGCTCTGTGCGCGGCGGCGCGGCAGGCCGAGCAGCTCGGCCTGGTCCGGGTAATCGGCCTGATGGGCCATCTGAGCTGCGCAGATGTACCGGACGACGCGTCGAATGCAGTGGGCCGGGCGACGTTCGACTGGGGCGTGCGGGTGGCCCGGGACGCCGGGCTCGATCCCGCGCACCGGCACCTGGCCGCCACCGCTGCCACCCTGAACGACCCGCTGAGTCACCACACGACGGTCCGGGTCGGGGCCGGGTTGTTCGGTATCGACCCCTCGGGTGCGGGGCGGATGCGGCCCACCCTGACCCTGACCGCGCCCGTGATCGGCCTGCGCCGGGTCGGTGCCGGTACCGCGGTGGGGTACGGGCAGACCTGGACCGCACCGATGACAACCCAACTGGGCCTCATCGGCGTCGGATATGCGGACGGACTTCCCCGCCGTGCCTCGAACCGGGCGCAGGTACTCGTGCGGGGTGTGCGCCGGCCGTTGGTGGGGCGGATCTCGATGGATATGGCCGTGATCGATCTGGGAGAAGAGGGCGCGCGCATGGGCGACGTCGTGACGGTGTTCGGGCCCGGCGCCGCCGGAGAACCAACGGTGGCCGAATGGGCTTCCTGGGCAGACACTATCGAGCACGAAATGATGACTGGCCTGGGGCCCCGTCTGGCCCGCGGCCGGTCTGGAGGGCGGTCGTGA
- a CDS encoding DUF3662 and FHA domain-containing protein, giving the protein MFDRMEKGIERAVNGAFAKAFRSEVQPVEIASALRREIDDRATVVARGRTLAPNTFVVELGAGDHERLGEWEDTLGDELRDVVAEHAGNQEYSFVGPITVRFEEAQDLDTGLFRVRSTTTRGTRPQQSHPQQQALSRAPQQQQHRPGQGYGQPPAQQQQPDHPSLVVDGRVYPITAPVTVIGRGTEADVIVDDIGVSRRHAEVRVEHGRLIAADLGSTNGTYVDGERINTAEVVDGSQIKIGRSTLVIRFGSW; this is encoded by the coding sequence ATGTTCGACCGGATGGAGAAGGGCATCGAGCGCGCCGTCAACGGCGCCTTCGCCAAGGCCTTCAGAAGTGAGGTGCAGCCGGTCGAGATCGCCAGCGCCCTCCGCCGCGAGATCGACGACCGGGCCACTGTGGTCGCCCGCGGTCGCACCCTGGCGCCGAACACCTTCGTGGTGGAACTCGGCGCCGGAGACCATGAGCGCCTCGGCGAGTGGGAAGACACGCTCGGCGACGAGCTGCGCGACGTGGTCGCGGAGCACGCAGGCAACCAGGAGTACTCGTTCGTCGGGCCGATCACGGTCCGCTTCGAAGAGGCCCAGGATCTCGACACCGGCCTGTTCCGGGTCCGCAGCACCACCACCCGCGGCACCCGGCCCCAACAGTCCCACCCGCAGCAGCAGGCGCTCTCCCGCGCCCCGCAGCAGCAACAACACCGGCCCGGCCAGGGCTACGGGCAGCCCCCCGCCCAGCAACAGCAGCCCGACCACCCCTCTTTGGTGGTCGACGGCCGGGTCTACCCGATCACCGCACCGGTCACCGTGATCGGTCGCGGCACTGAGGCCGACGTGATCGTCGATGACATCGGTGTGTCCAGGCGACACGCCGAGGTCCGCGTCGAGCACGGCCGGCTGATTGCGGCCGACCTCGGATCTACGAACGGCACGTACGTCGACGGCGAACGCATCAACACCGCCGAGGTCGTCGACGGCAGCCAGATCAAGATCGGCCGCAGCACCCTCGTCATCCGCTTCGGATCATGGTGA
- the murF gene encoding UDP-N-acetylmuramoyl-tripeptide--D-alanyl-D-alanine ligase, translating into MIPMTAGEIALICDGEVHGDPDRTVTGEAYLDNRVPVRGGLFVALAGARSDGHDHAEGAHVVLGSQPTPATTVVVTDPVVALGRLARHVVRQVRPQVIALTGSHGKTGTKDLLAALLPGAVTTVGNLNNELGVPLTALRVGATTDRLVLEMGARGVGQLSWLTSIARPDIAAVLNVGSAHIGRFGSAQLIARAKGELIEALPADGLAVLNADDPRVMAMTPRTLAPVRTFGRRGDVTWRHVTLDPLGRPSFELRLDGGWFPVTLHRSGDHQVANAAAAATMALAAGESPGDIADRLGRAGPTPHRLEPKERVDGLLVLDDTYNSNPDAALAALACLDGIGRRRAGRTVAVLGEMHELGPHSADSHRQVGALTGIFGVDAVLAVGGEALPVAREAGGVHVPDRAGALDWLRANLTADDVVLVKGSRAGALDLLVDELLGTVPAG; encoded by the coding sequence ATGATCCCGATGACTGCGGGCGAGATCGCTCTGATCTGTGACGGCGAGGTCCACGGCGACCCGGACCGGACGGTGACCGGCGAGGCATACCTGGACAACCGCGTCCCGGTGCGGGGCGGGCTGTTCGTGGCGCTGGCCGGAGCCCGTTCCGACGGTCACGACCACGCGGAGGGGGCGCACGTCGTGCTCGGGTCCCAGCCCACCCCCGCGACCACGGTGGTCGTGACCGATCCGGTGGTGGCCCTCGGCCGGCTGGCCCGGCACGTGGTGCGGCAGGTGCGTCCCCAGGTGATCGCCCTGACCGGCTCGCACGGCAAGACCGGCACGAAAGACCTTCTCGCGGCGTTGCTCCCCGGCGCCGTCACCACGGTGGGCAACCTGAACAACGAGCTGGGTGTGCCGCTGACCGCCCTGCGGGTCGGCGCCACGACCGACCGGCTGGTGCTGGAGATGGGCGCGCGAGGGGTCGGGCAGTTGTCCTGGCTGACCTCGATCGCCCGTCCCGACATCGCGGCGGTGCTCAACGTCGGCAGCGCCCACATCGGCCGTTTCGGCTCGGCGCAACTGATCGCGCGGGCCAAGGGCGAGCTGATCGAGGCGCTGCCCGCCGACGGCCTGGCGGTGCTGAACGCCGACGACCCCCGGGTGATGGCGATGACCCCGCGCACCCTGGCACCGGTGCGGACCTTCGGCCGGCGCGGTGACGTGACCTGGCGCCACGTCACGCTGGACCCTCTGGGCCGGCCGTCGTTCGAGCTCCGTCTCGACGGCGGGTGGTTCCCGGTGACCCTGCACCGCAGTGGTGACCACCAGGTCGCCAACGCCGCCGCGGCAGCCACGATGGCGCTGGCCGCCGGGGAGTCGCCGGGCGACATCGCGGACCGGCTGGGGCGGGCCGGGCCCACCCCGCACCGCCTGGAGCCGAAAGAACGCGTCGACGGACTTCTGGTGCTGGACGACACCTACAACTCCAATCCCGACGCGGCTCTGGCCGCGCTGGCCTGTCTGGACGGGATCGGTCGGCGCCGGGCGGGCCGGACCGTCGCGGTGCTGGGCGAGATGCACGAACTGGGACCGCACTCCGCTGATTCGCATCGGCAGGTCGGGGCGCTGACCGGGATCTTCGGTGTGGACGCCGTGCTCGCGGTGGGTGGCGAGGCTCTCCCGGTGGCCAGGGAGGCGGGTGGGGTGCACGTGCCCGACCGCGCCGGCGCACTCGACTGGCTGCGGGCCAACCTCACGGCCGATGACGTGGTGCTGGTCAAGGGCTCGCGGGCGGGCGCCCTCGATCTGCTCGTCGACGAGCTGCTCGGCACGGTCCCGGCGGGCTGA
- a CDS encoding FHA domain-containing protein — protein MSELTLTLLRLGFLALLWLLVLSVVAVMRRDLFNSPRVSRRPATAAVPAMSGGGGRSQPQQQESPPLPTTLVVTAGSLKGTTIPLGQAPILIGRTPESTLVLDDDYASGRHARLSLRHGVWMVEDLGSTNGTFLGRNRVQDPVPIAPGAQIRIGRTVLELRR, from the coding sequence ATGAGCGAGCTCACGCTGACCCTGCTACGGCTGGGATTCCTTGCACTTCTCTGGCTACTGGTGTTGTCGGTCGTGGCGGTCATGCGCCGCGACCTGTTCAACAGCCCCCGGGTGAGCCGCCGACCAGCCACGGCCGCAGTTCCGGCCATGTCGGGTGGTGGTGGCAGATCCCAGCCACAGCAGCAGGAATCGCCACCACTCCCGACGACACTGGTCGTGACGGCGGGATCACTCAAAGGCACGACGATTCCCCTGGGTCAGGCTCCGATCCTGATCGGGCGCACACCGGAGAGCACGCTGGTGCTGGACGACGACTACGCGTCGGGTCGGCATGCACGGCTGTCATTGCGGCACGGCGTCTGGATGGTCGAAGATCTCGGGTCAACCAACGGGACCTTCTTGGGACGCAACCGCGTTCAGGACCCGGTACCGATCGCCCCCGGAGCCCAGATCCGGATCGGGCGTACCGTCCTCGAGCTGCGGAGGTAG
- a CDS encoding D-alanine--D-alanine ligase, with amino-acid sequence MSARVAVVGGGQNSEHEVSLASAAGVRNALLAAGYEVVGLTIDRAGTWRDGELRPIGLAGAVQVISSCEVVVPMLHGSHGEDGTLAALCDLAQVPYVGSGVGPGAVAMDKWVTKLVAQAIGIPVAPGCLLTRSTSSAYVFTGPVVVKPVSAGSSHGVSLMMDEAQLPAALDAALALDDRVLVEEQISGREIDVAVLGRPDGSRLVAPPLEIVLKKEIFDQSTKYDGSAEFLIPADLSAQEGKALEEAALAMYDALGCSGVARVDFFLTAQGLVLNEVNTAPGFTEQSQAPKMFAAGGLPYVELVDLLVRDALATGRGR; translated from the coding sequence GTGAGCGCACGGGTGGCCGTGGTCGGCGGTGGGCAGAACAGTGAGCACGAGGTTTCCCTCGCCTCGGCCGCGGGCGTTCGGAATGCCTTGCTGGCAGCCGGTTACGAGGTGGTCGGCCTGACCATCGACCGGGCGGGCACCTGGCGCGACGGCGAGTTGCGCCCCATCGGCCTGGCCGGCGCGGTGCAGGTGATCAGCAGTTGCGAGGTGGTGGTGCCGATGCTGCACGGCTCCCACGGGGAAGACGGCACCCTCGCCGCGCTCTGTGATCTTGCCCAGGTGCCCTACGTCGGGTCGGGAGTGGGCCCGGGTGCGGTGGCCATGGACAAATGGGTCACGAAGCTCGTTGCCCAGGCCATCGGCATTCCGGTGGCGCCGGGTTGCCTGCTGACGCGAAGCACCTCTAGCGCATATGTTTTCACTGGTCCGGTGGTGGTCAAGCCGGTGTCGGCGGGGTCCAGTCACGGGGTTTCACTGATGATGGACGAGGCACAGCTACCGGCTGCCCTCGACGCCGCTCTCGCACTCGATGATCGCGTGCTGGTGGAGGAACAGATCAGCGGCCGGGAGATCGACGTGGCCGTGCTCGGGCGGCCCGACGGCTCCCGCCTGGTCGCACCGCCGCTCGAGATCGTTCTGAAGAAAGAGATTTTCGACCAATCGACCAAGTACGACGGCAGTGCCGAGTTCTTGATCCCGGCCGATCTGAGCGCTCAGGAGGGGAAGGCGCTGGAAGAGGCCGCGCTAGCGATGTACGACGCGCTCGGCTGCTCGGGGGTGGCACGTGTTGACTTCTTCCTCACTGCGCAGGGCCTGGTGCTCAACGAGGTGAACACCGCGCCGGGGTTCACGGAGCAGTCGCAGGCGCCGAAGATGTTCGCCGCCGGCGGTCTGCCCTACGTCGAGCTGGTGGATCTGCTGGTGCGCGACGCCCTGGCGACGGGCCGGGGGCGATGA
- a CDS encoding protein phosphatase 2C domain-containing protein: MAIALRYAARSDVGLVRSNNQDSGFAGPSLLIIADGMGGHAGGDIASSLAIGEMAPLNDMEHGLEAALDELQESLRHVQHELEARVGEEPALSGMGTTVTAILRVGNGRLGLAHIGDSRAYVLHNGRLDQITRDHTFVQRLVDDGRITLAEAEQHPQRSVLMRVLSDVMDDVDPDLTMLEARVGDRYLLCSDGLSGVVSFETIEETLAFGKDPASTCDQLVQLALRSGAPDNVTCIVADVVDSVSSPVSIEPVVVGAASLHPQPRIGFGGSAAERAAELTSTAPIPVVRDYDNPAEQLYQNGYGDQYQDEYQGRYRDQYSDGGGYGDQYDQYEDGSRDALEEEPPGERTRGGRARKGSPRRGLRIGLFTLVLVILVAGGGYGAYHWSQGRYFVGAEAGTVAIFKGLPQSLGPIDLSSVTSLAPDVPVSGLSEASQKRVRNGISADDQAAAETTVGKLRTEVVCRAAASAAAETPTTTPTPAATTTKAAGKTTTKKSGATDGASAQGNTKVEQASATTGTPTTAPTTTPSTGGGSTADCGESN; encoded by the coding sequence ATGGCGATCGCGTTGCGGTACGCGGCGCGCTCCGATGTCGGCCTGGTCCGGTCCAACAACCAGGACTCCGGCTTCGCCGGGCCCAGCCTGCTGATCATTGCGGACGGTATGGGCGGACACGCGGGCGGTGACATCGCGTCGTCCCTGGCCATCGGCGAGATGGCGCCCCTGAACGACATGGAGCACGGACTCGAGGCCGCGCTGGACGAACTGCAGGAGTCACTGCGGCACGTTCAGCACGAGCTCGAGGCACGGGTGGGCGAGGAACCGGCACTGTCCGGCATGGGTACGACGGTCACGGCGATCCTGCGGGTCGGCAACGGCCGGCTGGGTCTCGCGCACATCGGCGACTCGCGCGCCTACGTGCTGCACAACGGCCGGCTCGACCAGATCACGCGCGACCACACGTTCGTCCAGCGGTTGGTGGACGACGGCCGGATCACGCTGGCCGAGGCCGAGCAGCACCCCCAGCGTTCGGTGCTGATGCGGGTGCTGAGCGATGTCATGGACGACGTCGACCCCGACCTGACCATGCTCGAGGCCCGGGTCGGCGACCGGTACCTGCTCTGCTCCGACGGCCTCTCCGGCGTGGTCAGCTTCGAGACCATCGAAGAGACACTGGCTTTCGGTAAAGACCCGGCCAGCACCTGCGACCAGCTCGTGCAGTTGGCCCTGCGCAGCGGTGCGCCCGACAACGTCACCTGCATCGTGGCCGACGTCGTCGACTCCGTCAGCTCTCCCGTGAGCATCGAGCCGGTGGTCGTCGGGGCCGCCTCTCTTCATCCCCAGCCGCGGATCGGATTCGGCGGATCCGCGGCTGAACGAGCCGCCGAACTGACGTCGACTGCTCCGATCCCGGTTGTGCGCGACTACGACAACCCGGCCGAGCAGCTCTACCAGAACGGCTACGGCGACCAGTACCAGGACGAGTACCAGGGCCGGTACCGCGACCAGTACAGCGACGGCGGCGGTTACGGCGACCAGTACGACCAGTACGAAGACGGTTCCCGCGACGCCCTGGAAGAGGAGCCGCCGGGTGAACGCACCCGCGGAGGCCGGGCTCGCAAGGGCTCGCCGAGGCGCGGCCTGCGCATCGGTCTGTTCACGCTGGTTCTGGTGATCCTGGTGGCCGGCGGTGGCTACGGGGCCTACCACTGGAGCCAGGGGCGGTACTTCGTGGGCGCCGAGGCCGGCACGGTGGCCATCTTCAAGGGCCTGCCGCAGTCGCTCGGTCCGATCGACCTCAGCAGTGTCACCTCGCTGGCGCCGGACGTGCCGGTGAGCGGACTGTCGGAGGCGAGCCAGAAGCGCGTGCGCAACGGCATCTCGGCCGACGACCAGGCCGCGGCGGAGACCACGGTGGGCAAGCTGCGTACCGAGGTCGTGTGCCGGGCGGCGGCCAGTGCCGCTGCGGAGACGCCGACGACCACGCCCACTCCTGCGGCCACGACGACCAAGGCTGCCGGCAAGACGACGACCAAGAAGTCCGGCGCGACCGACGGGGCGAGCGCGCAGGGCAACACCAAGGTCGAACAGGCGAGTGCCACCACCGGCACCCCGACAACGGCACCGACGACCACCCCGTCCACGGGTGGTGGATCCACGGCGGACTGCGGAGAGAGCAACTGA
- a CDS encoding histidine kinase, with amino-acid sequence MNQSLEPHSDQPRPPMSPDGQKLVRDLQRWLRRWGADVFAGLLVWFAGLAETVFVSWYAIDRLQFVVLVFGMAIAVAMARHWPSVALGTVWLVGLLQFSNELSIMLVQLSIVYIAFAMARWGSAATLWVSMVSIPTAVIGGVVFMTHIGPEALSLLSGGVPLSLAADVLGVSWRMMSAAFVLALLLVPWLIGLVARFAVRASASEASLEVAEADAARAQRENELAQRESEQAREIASLREEQARLAADVHDVVGHSLAVILAQAESAQFLDDDPVVLKKTMVTIATSARSSLQDIRQVLAGAQQAAVVASAGSFRELVAGVRSSGHEVITNEVGPVRPLPPELEVVAHRVTQEMLTNAIRHGRRDRPVHVERHWPEGPFAHDLRIEVRNVAARRLADTQPLDVLPSGETPSPGGQGLGGMRRRVESVGGKLDIRTRDEPEGPTFTVTAWIPVSGR; translated from the coding sequence ATGAACCAGTCCCTGGAACCGCATTCCGATCAGCCCCGGCCCCCGATGAGTCCTGACGGGCAGAAGCTTGTTCGTGATCTGCAAAGGTGGCTGCGCAGGTGGGGCGCCGACGTCTTCGCCGGCCTGCTGGTGTGGTTCGCCGGGCTCGCCGAGACCGTCTTCGTCAGCTGGTACGCGATCGATCGCCTGCAATTCGTGGTGCTGGTGTTCGGCATGGCGATCGCGGTCGCCATGGCCCGGCACTGGCCGTCGGTGGCACTGGGCACGGTCTGGCTGGTCGGGCTGCTGCAGTTCTCGAACGAGCTCAGCATCATGCTGGTCCAGTTATCCATCGTCTACATCGCTTTCGCGATGGCTCGGTGGGGTAGCGCGGCCACGCTCTGGGTCAGCATGGTGTCGATTCCCACGGCCGTGATCGGCGGCGTGGTCTTCATGACCCATATCGGCCCGGAGGCGCTGTCGTTGCTCTCCGGCGGGGTGCCCCTCTCACTGGCTGCCGATGTCCTGGGTGTGTCGTGGCGGATGATGTCGGCGGCCTTCGTGCTCGCGCTGTTGCTGGTGCCCTGGCTGATCGGCCTGGTCGCCCGGTTCGCGGTGCGGGCCAGCGCCTCGGAGGCGTCACTCGAGGTGGCCGAGGCCGATGCCGCCCGGGCCCAGCGCGAGAACGAGCTGGCTCAGCGTGAGAGTGAGCAGGCCCGGGAGATCGCGTCGCTGCGTGAGGAACAGGCCCGGCTGGCCGCCGACGTGCACGACGTGGTGGGACACTCGCTGGCGGTGATCCTGGCGCAGGCCGAGTCGGCGCAGTTCCTCGACGACGATCCGGTGGTGCTGAAGAAGACCATGGTCACGATCGCCACGTCGGCCCGGTCGTCGCTGCAAGACATTCGCCAGGTGCTGGCCGGGGCCCAGCAAGCCGCCGTGGTGGCGTCGGCGGGCTCGTTCCGTGAGCTCGTCGCCGGGGTTCGTTCCAGCGGGCACGAGGTGATCACCAACGAGGTCGGCCCGGTGCGTCCTCTGCCGCCCGAGCTGGAGGTCGTCGCCCACCGGGTGACGCAGGAGATGCTCACGAACGCCATCCGGCACGGCCGCCGCGATCGTCCGGTGCACGTCGAGAGACATTGGCCGGAAGGACCCTTCGCGCACGACCTGCGGATCGAGGTGCGTAACGTCGCGGCCCGGCGGCTCGCGGACACCCAGCCGCTCGACGTGCTGCCGAGCGGGGAAACACCGAGCCCGGGCGGGCAGGGGCTCGGCGGGATGCGTCGCCGGGTAGAGAGCGTAGGTGGCAAGCTCGACATCCGGACCCGCGACGAACCGGAAGGACCGACCTTCACCGTGACTGCCTGGATTCCCGTGAGCGGGCGATGA
- a CDS encoding response regulator transcription factor, with product MSEESLPDIRVLLVDDQELFRAGVQVIINAQPGMAVVGSAGDGLEAVRLVDELQPDVVLMDIRMPEMDGVEATRQIFQPERVARRARPVRVVVLTTFNLDDRAARAIRYGASGFLLKDTTPLMLRDAIRTVHAGNAVLAPSDLSTLLETQFRAAAPVPSAYLALTDKEREVFDAVARGLSNTEIAGLIFASESTVKTHVGAILRKLALRDRVQIVVFAHQHGLVKF from the coding sequence ATGAGCGAAGAGAGCCTCCCGGACATCCGCGTGCTCCTGGTCGACGATCAGGAGCTGTTCCGGGCCGGCGTGCAGGTGATCATCAATGCGCAGCCGGGCATGGCCGTGGTCGGTTCGGCCGGTGACGGCCTGGAGGCAGTGCGGCTCGTCGACGAACTGCAGCCCGACGTGGTGCTGATGGACATCCGGATGCCCGAGATGGACGGGGTCGAGGCCACCCGGCAGATCTTCCAGCCCGAACGAGTGGCCCGCCGGGCCCGTCCGGTGCGGGTGGTGGTGCTGACCACCTTCAACCTGGACGACCGCGCGGCCCGGGCGATCCGCTACGGCGCCAGCGGTTTCCTGCTGAAAGACACCACCCCGCTGATGCTGCGCGACGCGATCCGCACGGTGCACGCGGGTAACGCAGTGCTCGCCCCGAGTGACCTGTCCACGCTGCTGGAGACCCAGTTCCGCGCGGCCGCGCCGGTGCCGTCCGCCTACCTGGCGCTCACCGACAAGGAGCGCGAGGTCTTCGACGCCGTGGCCCGGGGCCTGTCCAACACCGAGATCGCCGGCCTGATCTTCGCCAGCGAGTCGACCGTGAAGACCCACGTCGGCGCGATCCTGCGCAAGCTCGCCCTGCGCGACCGCGTGCAGATCGTGGTCTTCGCCCACCAACACGGCCTGGTCAAGTTCTGA